One segment of Macaca fascicularis isolate 582-1 chromosome 4, T2T-MFA8v1.1 DNA contains the following:
- the SYNE1 gene encoding nesprin-1 isoform X21 produces MVVAEDLRALRMAEDGCVDADLPDCNCDVTRVKKLKETLVAVQQLDKNMSSLRTWLAHIESELAKPIVYDSCNSEEIQRKLNEQQELQRDIEKHSTGVASVLNLCEVLLHDCDACATDAECDSIQQATRNLDRRWRNICAMSMERRLKIEETWRLWQKFLDDYSRFEDWLKTSERTAAFPSSSGVIYTVAKEELKKFEAFQRQVHECLTQLELINKQYRRLARENRTDSACSLKQMVHEGNQRWDNLQKRVTSILRRLKHFIGQREEFETARDSILVWLTEMDLQLTNIEHFSECDVQAKIKQLKAFQQEISLNHNKIEQIIAQGEQLIEKSEPLDAAIIEEELDELRRYCQEVFGRVERYHKKLIRLPLPDDEHDLSDRELELEDSAALSDLHWHDRSADSLLSPQPSSNPSLSLAQPLRSERSGRDTPASVDSIPLEWDHDYDLSRDLESAVSRALPSEDEESQDDKDFYLRGAVGLSDVMIPESPEAYVKLTENAIKNTSGDHSALESQIRQLGKALDDSRFQIQQTENIIRSKTPTGPELDTSYKGYMKLLGECSGSIDSVKRLEHKLKEEEESLPGFVNLHSTETQTAGVIDRWELLQAQALSKELRMKQNLQKWQQFNSDLNSIWAWLGDTEEELEQLQRLELSTDIQTIELQIKKLKELQKAVDHRKAIILSINLCSPEFTQADSKESRDLQDRLSQMNGRWDRVCSLLEEWRGLLQDALMQCQGFHEMSHGLLLMLENIDRRKNEIVPIDSNLDAEILQDHHKQLMQIKHELLESQLRVASLQDMSCQLLVNAEGTDCLEAKEKVHVIGNRLKLLLKEVSRHIKELEKLLDVSSSQQDLSSWSSADELDTSGSVSPTSGRSTPNRQKTPRGKCSLSQPGPSVSSPHSRSTKGGSDSSLSEPGPDRSSRAFLFRVLRAALPLQLLLLLLIGLACLVPMSEEDYSCALSNNFARSFHPMLRYTNGPPPL; encoded by the exons GAACTTCAGAGAGACATAGAGAAGCACAGTACAGGTGTTGCATCTGTCCTCAACCTGTGTGAAGTCCTGCTGCACGACTGTGATGCCTGTGCCACTGATGCCGAGTGTGACTCTATCCAGCAGGCTACAAGAAACCTGGACCGGCGGTGGAGAAACATTTGTGCTATGTCCATGGAAAGGAGACTCAA AATCGAAGAGACGTGGCGATTGTGGCAGAAATTTCTGGATGACTATTCACGTTTTGAAGATTGGCTGAAGACTTCAGAAAGGACAGCTGCATTTCCCAGCTCTTCTGGGGTAATCTATACAGTTGCCAAGGAAGAACTAAAGAAATTTGAG GCTTTCCAGCGACAGGTCCACGAGTGCCTGACGCAGCTGGAACTGATCAACAAGCAGTACCGCCGCCTGGCCAGAGAGAACCGCACTGATTCAGCCTGTAGCCTCAAACAGATGGTTCACGAAGGCAACCAGAGATGGGACAACCTGCAAAAGCGCGTCACCTCCATCTTGCGCAGACTCAAG CATTTTATTGGCCAGcgtgaggagtttgagactgcgCGGGACAGCATTCTGGTCTGGCTCACGGAGATGGATCTGCAGCTCActaatattgaacatttttctgaGTGTGATGTTCAAGCTAAAATAAAGCAACTCAAG GCCTTCCAGCAGGAAATTTCCCTGAACCACAATAAGATTGAGCAGATAATTGCCCAAGGAGAACAGCTGATAGAAAAGAGTGAGCCCTTGGATGCGGCGATCATCGAGGAGGAACTAGACGAGCTCCGACGGTACTGCCAGGAGGTCTTCGGGCGTGTGGAAAGATACCATAAGaaactgatccgcctgcct CTCCCAGATGATGAGCACGACCTCTCAGACAGAGAGCTGGAGCTGGAAGACTCTGCGGCTCTGTCGGACCTGCACTGGCATGACCGCTCTGCAGACAGCCTGCTTTCTCCACAGCCTTCCTCCAACCCCTCCCTGTCGCTCGCTCAGCCCCTCCGGAGCGAGCGGTCGGGACGAGACACCCCGGCTAGTGTGGACTCCATCCCCCTGGAGTGGGATCACGACTATGACCTCAGTCGGGACCTGGAGTCTGCAGTGTCCAGAGCTCTGCCCTCTGAGGATGAAGAGAGTCAGGACGACAAAGATTTCTACCTCCGGGGAGCTGTTGGCTTATCAG atgtaatgatCCCTGAAAGCCCTGAGGCCTATGTAAAACTCACAGAAAATGCAATCAAAAATACCTCTG GGGACCACAGCGCCCTAGAGTCACAGATCCGACAACTGGGCAAAGCCCTGGATGATAGCCGCTTTCAGATACAGCAAACCGAAAATATCATTCGCAGCAAAACTCCCACGGGGCCAGAGCTAGACACCAGCTACAAAGGCTAC ATGAAACTGCTGGGCGAATGCAGTGGCAGTATAGACTCCGTGAAGAGACTGGAGCACAAactgaaggaggaagaggagagccTTCCTGGCTTTGTTAACCTGCATAGTACCGAAACCCAAACGGCTG GTGTGATTGACCGATGGGAGCTTCTCCAGGCCCAGGCGTTGAGCAAGGAGCTGAGGATGAAGCAGAACCTCCAGAAGTGGCAGCAGTTTAACTCGGACTTGAACAGCATCTGGGCCTGGCTGGGGGACACGGAGGAGGAGCTGGAACAGCTCCAGCGTCTGGAACTCAGCACTGACATCCAGACAATCGAGCTCCAGATCAAAAAGCTCAAG gaGCTCCAGAAAGCCGTGGACCACCGCAAAGCCATCATCCTCTCCATCAATCTCTGCAGCCCTGAGTTCACCCAGGCTGACAGCAAGGAGAGTCGGGACCTGCAGGATCGCTTGTCACAGATGAATGGGCGCTGGGACCGAGTGTGTTCTCTGCTGGAGGAGTGGCGGGGCCTACTGCAAGATGCCCTGATGCAGTGCCAG GGTTTCCATGAAATGAGCCATGGTTTGCTTCTTATGCTGGAGAACATTgacagaaggaaaaatgaaattgtcCCTATTGATTCTAACCTTGATGCAGAGATACTTCAGGACCATCACAAACAGCTTATG CAAATAAAGCATGAGCTGTTGGAATCCCAACTCAGAGTAGCCTCTTTGCAAGACATGTCTTGCCAACTACTGGTGAATGCTGAAGGAACAGACTGTTTAGAAGCCAAAGAAAAAGTCCATGTTATTGGAAATCGGCTCAAACTTCTCTTGAAGGAGGTCAGTCGTCATATCAAGGAACTGGAGAAGTTATTAGACGTGTCAAGTAGTCAGCAG GATTTGTCTTCCTGGTCTTCTGCTGATGAACTGGACACCTCAGGGTCTGTGAGTCCTACATCAGGAAGGAGCACCCCAAACAGACAGAAAACG CCACGAGGCAAATGTAGTCTCTCACAGCCTGGACCCTCTGTCAGCAGTCCACATAGCAG GTCCACAAAAGGTGGCTCCGATTCCTCCCTTTCTGAGCCTGGGCCAGATCGGTCCAGCCGCGCCTTCCTGTTCAGAGTCCTCCGAGCAGCTCTTCCCCTTCAGCTTCTCCTGCTGCTCCTCATCGGGCTCGCCTGCCTTGTACCAATGTCAGAGGAAGACTACAGCTGTGCCCTCTCCAACAACTTTGCCCGGTCATTCCACCCCATGCTCAGATACACGAATGGCCCTCCTCCACTCTGA